One part of the Alistipes onderdonkii genome encodes these proteins:
- a CDS encoding UpxY family transcription antiterminator → MDCQDTDAKWYVLRVTYQRELSTKEYLDKLHVENFVPVRVVRRRDSKGRFSRVREAAVHNYIFVRSTREVIDDLKTFRLPILRYVMHQQNGENQIMTVPESQMRNFIAVAANIDEPVIFLSPEEVALSKGDKVRIKDGVFMGVEGTFMRVKNTRDRRVVVKIDGIMAVATASIPSALVEKI, encoded by the coding sequence GAACTCTCCACCAAGGAGTATCTCGACAAACTGCATGTCGAGAATTTCGTGCCGGTAAGGGTCGTACGCCGCCGGGATTCCAAGGGCCGGTTTTCCCGGGTACGGGAAGCCGCAGTGCACAACTATATCTTCGTCCGTTCCACGCGGGAGGTTATCGACGACCTGAAGACATTCAGGCTGCCGATTCTGCGCTATGTGATGCATCAGCAAAACGGCGAGAACCAGATTATGACCGTGCCCGAGTCCCAGATGCGCAATTTTATTGCCGTGGCCGCCAATATCGACGAACCGGTGATTTTCCTTTCGCCCGAAGAGGTCGCGTTGTCGAAAGGCGACAAGGTGAGGATTAAGGACGGCGTATTCATGGGTGTCGAAGGCACGTTCATGCGGGTGAAAAACACCCGGGACAGACGTGTCGTTGTCAAGATCGACGGCATTATGGCGGTCGCTACCGCTTCCATTCCCTCCGCGTTGGTCGAAAAAATATGA